One stretch of Cedecea neteri DNA includes these proteins:
- a CDS encoding DUF2770 family protein, whose amino-acid sequence MTRFIQFLTHNIREHFILYLILWAILALLDVAYIYFY is encoded by the coding sequence ATGACTCGCTTCATACAATTTTTAACCCATAATATCCGCGAGCATTTTATTTTGTATCTCATTCTCTGGGCAATTCTTGCGCTGCTCGATGTGGCTTATATCTATTTTTATTAA